In Sphingomonas sp. G-3-2-10, a single window of DNA contains:
- a CDS encoding O-methyltransferase → MSGAWSAVDDYLSAHLLAPDDGLSGALRRNEAEGLPPIDVSDTQGKMLQLFARMAGARRILEVGTLGGYSTIWLARALPEGGRLVTLEIDPHHADVARANLAAAGLAECVEVRAGIAVESLAALKAEGGEPFDFVFVDADKPSNVAYLRAALDLTRPGAVIVVDNVVRGGAILDSASGDPSVHGTRAMFEMLAAEPRIDATAIQTVGAKGWDGFVLAMVR, encoded by the coding sequence ATGAGCGGCGCATGGTCCGCGGTCGACGATTACCTCTCCGCGCATTTGCTTGCACCCGATGATGGATTGAGCGGAGCGCTCCGCCGGAACGAGGCCGAGGGCCTGCCGCCGATCGATGTATCCGATACCCAGGGCAAGATGCTCCAGCTGTTCGCGCGGATGGCCGGTGCGCGGCGCATCCTCGAAGTGGGGACGCTGGGGGGCTATTCCACGATCTGGCTGGCGCGGGCGTTGCCAGAGGGCGGGCGGCTGGTGACGCTGGAGATCGATCCGCACCATGCCGATGTCGCGCGGGCGAACCTGGCTGCGGCGGGGCTGGCCGAGTGTGTCGAGGTGCGCGCGGGTATCGCGGTGGAGAGCCTTGCGGCGTTGAAGGCCGAGGGCGGCGAACCGTTCGACTTCGTGTTCGTCGATGCCGACAAGCCCAGCAACGTCGCGTATCTCCGCGCCGCGCTGGATCTGACGCGGCCGGGCGCGGTGATCGTGGTCGACAATGTGGTGCGCGGCGGGGCGATCCTCGATTCCGCGAGCGGCGATCCTTCGGTGCACGGTACTCGGGCGATGTTCGAGATGCTCGCCGCCGAACCGCGCATCGACGCGACGGCGATCCAGACCGTCGGCGCGAAGGGCTGGGACGGGTTCGTGCTGGCGATGGTGCGCTAG
- a CDS encoding phosphoglycerate kinase: MSRTFKTLDDMGDITGKRVLVREDLNVPMADGAVTDDTRLRAAVQTVAELSDKGAIVIVLAHFGRPKGQHNPSMSLSLVTRPFSEVLGRQVRFIDDQDAGDAVAMMQSGDIGILENTRFDPGEEKNAPESIARLAALGDLYVNDAFSAAHRAHASTEGLAHKLPAFAGRQMEAELDALEKALGNPEHPVAAVVGGAKVSSKLDVLRHLVDKVDHLIIGGGMANTFLAARGVDVGKSLCEHDLIGTANEIFDAAERANCTIHLPYDVQVSKEFAPNPPSLRVCNVHEVESDEMILDVGPAATEALADVLKTCRTLVWNGPLGAFETPPFDTATVALAKTAAALTHEGSLVSVAGGGDTVAALNQAGVAGDMTFISTAGGAFLEWMEGKELPGVAALTKG; the protein is encoded by the coding sequence ATGAGCCGCACCTTCAAGACTCTCGACGATATGGGCGACATCACCGGCAAGCGCGTGCTGGTCCGCGAGGATCTGAACGTGCCGATGGCCGATGGCGCAGTGACCGACGACACAAGGCTGCGCGCCGCGGTGCAGACCGTCGCCGAACTGTCGGACAAGGGCGCGATCGTGATCGTGCTGGCGCATTTCGGGCGGCCCAAGGGCCAGCATAACCCGAGCATGAGCCTGTCGCTGGTGACGCGGCCCTTCTCCGAAGTGCTGGGCCGGCAGGTTCGCTTCATCGACGACCAGGATGCGGGCGACGCGGTGGCGATGATGCAGTCGGGCGATATCGGCATCCTCGAGAACACCCGTTTCGATCCGGGCGAGGAGAAGAACGCGCCCGAGAGCATCGCGCGTCTCGCGGCGCTGGGCGATCTCTACGTCAACGACGCCTTCTCGGCCGCGCACCGCGCCCATGCTTCGACCGAGGGTCTGGCGCACAAGCTGCCGGCATTTGCAGGCCGCCAGATGGAAGCCGAGCTCGACGCGCTGGAAAAGGCGCTGGGCAATCCCGAGCATCCGGTCGCGGCGGTCGTCGGCGGGGCGAAGGTCTCGTCGAAGCTCGATGTGCTGCGGCATCTGGTCGACAAGGTCGATCACCTGATCATCGGCGGGGGCATGGCCAATACCTTCCTTGCCGCGCGCGGGGTGGATGTAGGCAAGAGCCTGTGCGAGCACGATCTTATCGGCACCGCGAACGAGATTTTCGACGCGGCGGAGCGCGCGAATTGCACGATCCATTTGCCGTACGATGTGCAGGTTTCGAAGGAATTCGCGCCGAATCCGCCTTCCTTGCGCGTTTGCAACGTACATGAAGTCGAATCCGACGAGATGATCCTGGACGTTGGGCCGGCGGCGACCGAAGCGCTGGCCGATGTGCTCAAGACCTGCCGCACCCTCGTGTGGAACGGGCCGCTGGGCGCGTTCGAGACCCCGCCGTTCGACACCGCGACCGTCGCGCTGGCCAAGACTGCCGCGGCGCTGACCCATGAGGGGTCGCTGGTGTCGGTGGCCGGGGGCGGGGACACGGTTGCCGCGCTCAACCAGGCGGGCGTTGCGGGCGACATGACTTTCATCTCCACTGCCGGCGGCGCGTTCCTGGAGTGGATGGAAGGCAAGGAACTGCCCGGCGTCGCGGCGCTGACCAAGGGCTGA
- the thiE gene encoding thiamine phosphate synthase — MIIEEEDPLGPLDPKFAEQFERDMRRPPCQLYLISPADVTGGFDERLRRAVGTGFVAAFQFRVKGIDQHEAARLAEPLQRICADYETAFIVNDSIALAKRLGADGVHLGQDDGDPREARSVLGPNAQIGVTCHDSRHLAMEAGEAGADYVAFGAFYPTTTKEVRHHPDPSILSWWSTMFEIPCVAIGGINAANAPALVKAGADFIAVCNAVWGAGDEEAAVKALADAIV, encoded by the coding sequence ATGATCATCGAAGAAGAAGACCCGCTGGGCCCGCTCGACCCGAAATTCGCCGAACAGTTCGAGCGCGACATGCGGCGTCCGCCGTGCCAGCTCTATCTGATCTCGCCGGCCGACGTGACCGGCGGGTTCGACGAGCGGCTGCGGCGCGCGGTGGGCACCGGTTTCGTTGCCGCGTTCCAGTTTCGCGTGAAGGGTATCGACCAGCATGAAGCAGCGCGGCTGGCCGAGCCGTTGCAGCGGATCTGCGCCGATTACGAGACGGCCTTCATCGTCAACGACAGCATCGCGCTGGCGAAGCGACTGGGCGCGGACGGCGTGCATCTGGGGCAGGACGATGGCGATCCGCGCGAAGCGCGATCGGTGCTGGGTCCCAATGCGCAGATCGGCGTGACCTGCCACGACAGCCGCCATCTCGCGATGGAAGCGGGCGAGGCCGGGGCCGACTATGTCGCGTTCGGCGCCTTCTATCCGACGACGACCAAGGAAGTGCGGCATCATCCCGATCCGTCGATCCTCAGCTGGTGGTCGACCATGTTCGAGATTCCGTGCGTCGCGATCGGCGGGATCAATGCCGCGAATGCGCCTGCATTGGTGAAGGCCGGGGCGGACTTCATCGCCGTCTGTAACGCCGTATGGGGCGCGGGCGACGAGGAAGCAGCGGTAAAGGCGCTGGCCGACGCAATCGTCTGA
- a CDS encoding NADH-quinone oxidoreductase subunit B: protein MGVDLTQAPPPGTLPNVAFLNDINAELGDKGFLVTSTEELFQWARTGSLWWMTFGLACCAVEMIHVNMPRYDMERFGAAPRASPRQSDVMIVAGTLCNKMAPALRRVYDQMSEPKYVISMGSCANGGGYYHYSYSVVRGCDRIVPVDIYVPGCPPTAEALLYGIMQLQRKIRRSGTLER, encoded by the coding sequence TTGGGAGTAGATCTTACGCAGGCGCCGCCGCCGGGCACGCTCCCGAACGTCGCGTTCCTGAACGACATCAACGCCGAGCTGGGTGACAAGGGCTTCCTCGTCACGTCGACCGAGGAGCTGTTCCAGTGGGCGCGCACCGGCTCGCTGTGGTGGATGACCTTCGGTCTGGCCTGCTGCGCGGTCGAGATGATCCACGTCAACATGCCGCGCTACGACATGGAGCGCTTCGGCGCCGCGCCGCGCGCATCGCCGCGCCAGTCGGACGTGATGATCGTGGCCGGCACGCTGTGCAACAAGATGGCCCCGGCGCTGCGTCGCGTGTACGACCAGATGTCCGAGCCGAAATATGTGATCTCGATGGGATCGTGCGCGAACGGCGGCGGCTATTACCACTATAGCTACAGCGTCGTGCGCGGTTGCGACCGGATCGTGCCCGTGGACATCTATGTCCCCGGCTGCCCGCCGACCGCCGAAGCCTTGCTCTATGGCATCATGCAGCTCCAGCGGAAGATCCGTCGCAGCGGGACGCTCGAACGGTGA
- a CDS encoding M23 family metallopeptidase, with translation MTLSAWIGAGIVGGLVVIAGSMVRIVPPEAQAPPPVQRVEALAGGAPEGAPVQPQEHALLTVPVDGVTRAAIRDTWGQSRAGGLRAHQGTDIMAPGGTPVIAAAPGRIEKLYFSHGGGGITLYVRSPDRLWSYYYAHLQGYAPGIHEGQAVREGELIAFVGDTGNAGAGNFHLHFGIARMLPEEGWWKGQPVNPYPLLAGRPAPR, from the coding sequence ATGACGCTATCGGCCTGGATCGGTGCGGGGATCGTCGGTGGTCTGGTGGTCATCGCCGGATCGATGGTGCGCATCGTCCCGCCCGAAGCGCAGGCCCCACCGCCGGTGCAGCGCGTGGAGGCGCTCGCCGGCGGGGCGCCGGAGGGCGCACCGGTCCAGCCGCAGGAGCATGCATTGCTGACGGTGCCGGTCGATGGCGTGACGCGCGCCGCGATCCGCGACACCTGGGGCCAATCGCGTGCGGGCGGACTGCGCGCGCATCAGGGAACCGATATCATGGCCCCCGGCGGCACGCCGGTGATCGCCGCGGCGCCGGGACGGATCGAGAAGCTCTATTTCTCGCATGGCGGGGGCGGGATCACGCTCTATGTCCGCTCGCCCGACCGGCTGTGGAGCTATTATTACGCGCATCTGCAAGGCTATGCGCCGGGCATTCATGAGGGCCAGGCGGTGCGCGAGGGCGAGCTGATCGCCTTTGTCGGGGATACCGGAAACGCTGGCGCGGGCAATTTCCACCTCCATTTCGGCATCGCGCGGATGTTGCCGGAGGAAGGCTGGTGGAAGGGGCAGCCCGTCAATCCCTATCCGCTGCTTGCGGGACGGCCCGCCCCCCGCTAA
- the efp gene encoding elongation factor P, translating to MKISGVDIRPGNIIEYEGGIWRAVKIQHTQPGKGGAYMQVEMKNLRDGRKNNVRFRSAETVERVRLDTKDFQFLFAEGDILTFMDKETYDQTTLPRDLLGDAAAFLQDGMDVVMELYDEEPISVQLPDTIEATIVEADAVVKGQTASSSYKPAILDNGVRIMVPPHIAAGTRIVVDVYEQTYVKRAD from the coding sequence ATGAAGATCAGCGGCGTGGACATCCGTCCCGGCAACATCATCGAATATGAAGGCGGCATCTGGCGTGCGGTGAAGATCCAGCACACCCAGCCCGGCAAGGGCGGGGCCTATATGCAGGTCGAGATGAAGAACCTGCGCGATGGCCGCAAGAACAATGTCCGCTTCCGCTCGGCGGAAACGGTCGAGCGCGTCCGCCTCGACACCAAGGATTTCCAGTTCCTGTTCGCCGAGGGCGACATCCTGACCTTCATGGACAAGGAAACCTACGACCAGACGACGCTGCCCCGCGACCTGCTGGGCGATGCGGCTGCCTTCCTTCAGGACGGCATGGACGTGGTGATGGAGCTTTACGACGAAGAGCCGATCTCGGTGCAGCTGCCCGACACGATCGAAGCGACGATCGTCGAAGCTGACGCGGTAGTGAAGGGCCAGACGGCGTCGTCGAGCTACAAGCCCGCGATCCTCGACAATGGCGTGCGCATCATGGTGCCGCCGCACATCGCCGCAGGCACACGCATCGTGGTGGACGTGTACGAGCAGACTTACGTCAAGCGCGCGGACTAA
- a CDS encoding antibiotic biosynthesis monooxygenase family protein: protein MTGRRPVLAGLALAMLGGPAFAKEIGRVEELFPTYGLIGKMKAKPGMGPALVKILTAGAGEMPGCMAYLVAHEAKDPDAIWITELWDSKESHAASLKLPSVQEAIAKGRPMIAGFELSVETVPVIDTARN, encoded by the coding sequence ATGACCGGGCGCCGCCCGGTGCTCGCCGGCCTTGCGCTGGCGATGCTGGGCGGCCCCGCCTTCGCGAAGGAGATCGGGCGCGTGGAAGAGCTGTTTCCCACCTACGGCCTGATCGGCAAGATGAAGGCGAAGCCGGGCATGGGACCGGCGCTGGTGAAGATCCTGACCGCGGGCGCCGGCGAAATGCCAGGCTGCATGGCCTATCTGGTCGCGCACGAGGCCAAGGATCCCGACGCGATCTGGATCACCGAGCTGTGGGACAGCAAGGAAAGCCATGCCGCGTCGCTGAAGCTGCCGTCGGTGCAAGAGGCGATCGCGAAGGGCCGGCCGATGATTGCCGGGTTCGAGCTGAGCGTCGAGACGGTTCCGGTCATCGACACGGCGAGGAACTGA
- a CDS encoding putative glycolipid-binding domain-containing protein, protein MGEPAFWKTLYTPGHDAALLDAAGEGWRLSGTAVFLHDGVPACLSYVLDLDPDWSTRRGAIDGFAGTTPVARRIERNAEGWTLDGVPQTDVQACVDLDFGFTPATNCPQLRRMALEVGQSAEIVVAWLDVAAAALAPLPQRYRRVREDAYAYESPQNDYRATLRIAGSGFVRDYPGLWEMAR, encoded by the coding sequence ATGGGCGAACCCGCATTCTGGAAGACGCTCTACACGCCGGGGCATGACGCGGCGCTGCTCGACGCCGCCGGTGAAGGCTGGCGGCTGAGCGGCACCGCTGTATTCCTGCATGACGGCGTGCCCGCCTGTCTCAGCTATGTGCTGGACCTCGACCCGGACTGGTCGACCCGCCGTGGCGCGATCGACGGGTTTGCCGGCACGACTCCGGTCGCGCGGCGGATCGAGCGGAATGCGGAAGGCTGGACGCTCGACGGTGTCCCGCAGACAGACGTTCAGGCGTGCGTCGATCTCGATTTCGGCTTCACGCCCGCGACCAACTGCCCGCAGCTCAGGCGCATGGCGCTGGAGGTCGGGCAATCGGCCGAGATCGTGGTCGCCTGGCTCGACGTCGCTGCGGCCGCGCTGGCGCCGCTTCCGCAGCGCTATCGGCGCGTGCGCGAAGACGCCTATGCCTATGAATCGCCGCAGAACGACTATCGCGCGACGTTGCGGATCGCCGGAAGCGGCTTCGTTCGCGATTATCCGGGGCTCTGGGAAATGGCGCGCTGA
- a CDS encoding inositol monophosphatase family protein has product MVSHSGLLTVMERAARKAAPRLRRDFNEVQHLQVSRKGPADFVSLADKRAEETLVEELRKARPDWGFLLEEGGVIEGDPTKPRWIIDPLDGTTNFLHGIPHVAISIAVEEPMGSQGKPEITTGLIYQPLTDESFWAEKGRGAWLQDQRLRVSARRHLDESLIATGIPFLGHGNFAQWSRIFGAVAPEVAGIRRLGSAALDLAWVAAGRFDGFWESDLQPWDVSAGILMIKEAGGFVTDFRGQDLARERNQYLAANDVLHSKLHKLVAGALRNA; this is encoded by the coding sequence TTGGTTTCCCATTCCGGCCTTCTCACCGTCATGGAGCGCGCTGCCCGCAAGGCCGCGCCGCGCCTGCGCCGCGACTTCAACGAAGTCCAGCACCTGCAGGTGAGCCGCAAGGGCCCCGCCGACTTCGTCAGCCTGGCCGACAAGCGCGCCGAGGAGACTCTGGTCGAGGAACTGCGCAAGGCGCGGCCAGACTGGGGCTTCCTGCTCGAGGAAGGCGGCGTGATCGAAGGCGATCCGACCAAGCCGCGCTGGATCATCGATCCGCTCGACGGGACGACCAACTTCCTCCACGGCATCCCGCACGTCGCGATATCGATCGCGGTCGAGGAGCCGATGGGTTCGCAGGGCAAGCCCGAAATCACCACCGGCCTGATCTACCAGCCGCTGACCGACGAGAGCTTCTGGGCCGAGAAGGGCCGCGGTGCGTGGCTGCAGGACCAGCGCCTGCGCGTCTCGGCGCGCCGTCATCTCGACGAATCACTGATCGCCACGGGCATCCCGTTCCTCGGCCACGGCAATTTCGCCCAGTGGAGCCGGATTTTCGGTGCGGTCGCGCCGGAAGTGGCGGGCATCCGCCGGCTCGGTTCGGCGGCGCTCGATCTCGCATGGGTCGCGGCAGGCCGGTTCGACGGCTTCTGGGAAAGCGATCTCCAGCCGTGGGACGTTTCCGCGGGCATCCTGATGATCAAGGAAGCGGGCGGGTTCGTCACCGATTTCCGCGGTCAGGATCTGGCGCGCGAGCGCAACCAGTATCTCGCGGCGAACGACGTGCTGCATTCGAAGCTGCACAAGCTGGTCGCCGGCGCGCTCCGCAACGCCTGA
- a CDS encoding glycosyltransferase family 39 protein yields the protein MSARRLPFPAAAALVFGLLSLFLASMSGGLSESLINPDEGGHYVNALFIGDWIRAGFPSPMAFAQDYYAHFPRLSIGHWPPGWYLLEAPIFATLRPSPWGALLIAAFVAGLPSGAIVWAFDRIGHRAIGLALGIAYVFLPLVVDGARYLLLDQPVALVVAIGAILWARASEKPSWPRFLLFAIFAAAAPLTKGNGALIALVPAIDIALTRRWSLLKRPALWVAALVTVALVAPWYWISFKISAGGFNYAPGLEYAGLSLDANGQALLANFGFIGLALAIGGMVSAFRPGDAREMRIARLSIAVVAATLIFQAAVPAALEPRYITPLLPWLIVLAGIGLLNLWRLGRNARFATPAVALAALYPAIAALWVLPPKPDIGAPALGRTMAREGGLWLVDGRAGGEGALIAAAAHADDGQKRVWVSRASQWLSTSDFMGRGYVLTATTPGAARRIMDEIGVSGVVSAAEQDRYAYPHSQLLWRAAKGERYTATEWGFASGKGTVLIARRNLPIEPNLALIRENSGSVNVGKMKTALR from the coding sequence ATGTCCGCTCGCCGCCTCCCCTTCCCCGCCGCCGCAGCGCTCGTTTTCGGGCTGTTGTCGCTGTTCCTCGCATCGATGAGCGGCGGGCTTTCGGAGAGCCTGATCAACCCCGACGAGGGCGGCCATTATGTCAACGCGCTCTTCATCGGCGACTGGATCCGCGCCGGCTTCCCATCGCCGATGGCGTTCGCGCAGGACTATTACGCGCATTTCCCGCGCCTCTCGATCGGCCACTGGCCGCCGGGCTGGTATCTGCTCGAAGCACCGATCTTCGCCACCCTGCGGCCTTCGCCCTGGGGCGCGCTGTTGATCGCGGCGTTCGTCGCGGGACTGCCATCCGGCGCGATCGTCTGGGCGTTCGACCGGATTGGCCATCGCGCGATCGGGCTGGCGCTGGGGATTGCCTATGTCTTCCTGCCGCTCGTCGTCGACGGCGCGCGCTATCTCCTGCTCGACCAGCCGGTCGCGCTGGTCGTCGCGATCGGCGCGATCCTGTGGGCGCGCGCATCGGAAAAGCCGAGCTGGCCACGCTTCCTGCTCTTCGCGATCTTCGCCGCCGCCGCACCGCTGACCAAGGGCAATGGCGCCCTGATCGCGCTCGTTCCGGCAATCGACATCGCCTTGACCCGCCGCTGGTCGCTGCTGAAGCGCCCGGCGCTATGGGTGGCGGCACTGGTCACGGTCGCACTGGTCGCGCCCTGGTACTGGATCTCGTTCAAGATTTCCGCCGGCGGGTTCAACTATGCTCCGGGGCTAGAATATGCCGGCCTGTCGCTCGACGCGAACGGACAGGCGCTGCTGGCGAATTTCGGCTTCATCGGTCTGGCGCTGGCCATCGGCGGCATGGTCTCGGCCTTCCGCCCCGGCGACGCGCGCGAGATGCGCATCGCGCGCCTTTCCATCGCAGTCGTCGCGGCCACGCTGATCTTCCAGGCCGCCGTCCCCGCCGCACTCGAGCCCCGCTATATCACCCCGCTGTTGCCGTGGCTGATCGTGCTGGCGGGGATCGGTCTGCTCAACCTCTGGCGCCTTGGCCGCAACGCGCGCTTCGCCACGCCGGCGGTTGCGCTGGCGGCGCTCTATCCCGCCATCGCCGCACTCTGGGTCCTGCCCCCCAAGCCCGATATCGGCGCACCCGCGCTCGGCCGGACGATGGCGCGCGAAGGCGGCCTCTGGCTGGTCGATGGCCGCGCCGGGGGCGAAGGCGCGCTGATCGCCGCCGCCGCACATGCCGATGACGGGCAGAAGCGCGTATGGGTCAGCCGCGCGTCGCAATGGCTCTCGACCAGCGACTTCATGGGCCGGGGCTATGTGCTGACCGCCACCACGCCGGGCGCCGCGCGCAGGATCATGGACGAGATCGGAGTCAGCGGCGTGGTCTCCGCAGCCGAGCAGGACCGCTACGCCTATCCGCACAGCCAGCTCCTGTGGCGCGCGGCAAAGGGGGAACGCTACACCGCCACCGAATGGGGCTTCGCGTCGGGCAAAGGCACCGTGCTGATCGCTCGCCGCAACTTGCCGATCGAGCCGAACCTGGCGCTGATCCGCGAGAATTCAGGCTCGGTGAATGTCGGCAAGATGAAGACCGCGCTGCGCTGA
- a CDS encoding class I fructose-bisphosphate aldolase yields MSITPAVKAILANYESDNPGVKTNLARILMQGRLGGTGKLIILPVDQGFEHGPARSFAINAPAYDPHYHYQMAIDAGLSAYAAPLGMLEAGASTFAGQIPTILKCNSSNSWAGGANQAITGGVDDALRLGCSAIGFTIYPGSDDCFDMMEEIKELSAEAKSVGIATVLWSYPRGGNLPKSGELALDVGAYAAHMAALLGAHIIKVKLPSDHIEQKDAQKAYEGTDWSKQSDRVGHVVKSCFNGRRIVVFSGGAAKGADAVYQDARDIRDGGGNGSIIGRNTFQRERGEALAMLDKLVRIYKGEE; encoded by the coding sequence ATGAGCATCACGCCTGCCGTCAAAGCCATCCTCGCCAACTACGAATCCGACAATCCGGGCGTAAAGACGAACCTCGCCCGCATCCTGATGCAGGGCCGTCTGGGCGGCACCGGCAAGCTGATCATCCTGCCGGTCGATCAGGGCTTCGAGCACGGCCCGGCGCGCAGCTTCGCGATCAACGCGCCGGCCTATGACCCGCACTATCATTACCAGATGGCGATCGACGCGGGCCTGTCGGCCTATGCCGCGCCGCTGGGCATGCTCGAAGCGGGCGCATCGACCTTTGCAGGTCAGATCCCGACGATCCTGAAGTGCAACAGCTCGAACAGCTGGGCCGGCGGCGCTAACCAGGCGATCACCGGCGGCGTGGACGACGCGCTGCGCCTCGGCTGCTCGGCGATCGGCTTCACCATCTATCCGGGCAGCGACGACTGCTTCGACATGATGGAAGAGATCAAGGAACTCTCGGCCGAGGCCAAGTCGGTCGGCATCGCCACCGTGCTGTGGTCGTATCCGCGCGGCGGCAACCTGCCCAAGTCGGGCGAACTGGCGCTCGACGTCGGCGCCTATGCCGCGCACATGGCGGCGCTGCTCGGCGCGCACATCATCAAGGTGAAGCTGCCTTCGGATCATATCGAGCAGAAGGATGCGCAGAAGGCCTATGAGGGCACCGACTGGTCGAAGCAGTCGGACCGTGTCGGCCATGTCGTGAAGTCGTGTTTCAATGGCCGCCGCATCGTCGTCTTCTCGGGCGGCGCGGCCAAGGGCGCCGATGCCGTGTATCAGGACGCGCGCGACATTCGCGACGGCGGCGGCAACGGATCGATCATCGGCCGCAACACCTTCCAGCGCGAGCGCGGCGAAGCACTGGCGATGCTCGACAAGCTCGTCCGCATCTACAAGGGCGAGGAATAA
- a CDS encoding NADH-quinone oxidoreductase subunit A has translation MIDLSQYLPILLFLGIALALSSVFVFAPMAVSRLTGSHKPTPEKLTEYECGFPAFEDSRSQFDVRFYLVAILFIIFDLEAAFLFPWAVTVFDLGWVAWISMMIFIAELALGLVYAWKVGALDWE, from the coding sequence TTGATCGACCTGTCGCAATATCTGCCGATCCTGCTGTTCCTCGGCATCGCGCTCGCGCTTTCCAGCGTGTTCGTGTTCGCACCGATGGCCGTCAGCCGCCTGACCGGCTCACACAAGCCCACGCCCGAAAAACTGACCGAATATGAGTGCGGCTTCCCCGCGTTCGAGGATTCGCGCAGCCAGTTCGACGTGCGCTTCTATCTCGTCGCCATTCTCTTCATCATCTTCGATCTCGAAGCCGCCTTCCTGTTTCCGTGGGCGGTGACGGTGTTCGATCTGGGCTGGGTGGCCTGGATCTCGATGATGATCTTCATTGCCGAGCTCGCGCTCGGCCTCGTTTACGCCTGGAAAGTGGGAGCCCTGGATTGGGAGTAG
- a CDS encoding L,D-transpeptidase family protein, translating to MRKFLGLAACLILASPGLAQAQGQGTKPPVDINVLHAQVILDHLGFAPGILDGREGQSLVAALKGFQETRGLPETGKLDAQTLYALHPYRALRPVRRLALSEASLSGPFVNPFPKDPVEQGKLASLSYRDPMEKLAEMFHTTPEVLTALNPRIGELKPGVRMLFPNALPTSRAYPESLRADWRKTLNDLNVDANQPQGDRIVVDKSEKTLRVYSGDRLVALFSATMGSGKDPLPIGRWKIQGADYNPKFHYNPELFWDVSDHKPKVLLPPGPNGPVGVLWLDLNKPHYGIHGTPEPQTIGRAESHGCIRLTNWDVARLSLMVKPGTPAIFQE from the coding sequence GTGCGGAAATTTCTCGGATTGGCGGCCTGCCTCATACTTGCCTCGCCCGGTCTCGCTCAGGCGCAGGGGCAGGGAACGAAACCGCCGGTCGATATCAATGTTCTCCATGCGCAGGTGATCCTCGATCACCTCGGTTTCGCGCCGGGCATCCTCGATGGCCGCGAAGGCCAATCGCTGGTCGCAGCGCTCAAGGGCTTTCAGGAAACGCGCGGGCTTCCGGAGACCGGCAAGCTCGATGCGCAGACACTGTACGCGCTGCATCCCTATCGTGCGTTGCGGCCGGTGCGGCGGCTGGCGCTGAGCGAAGCGTCGCTTAGTGGTCCCTTCGTCAATCCGTTTCCGAAGGATCCGGTGGAACAGGGCAAGCTGGCCAGCCTGAGCTATCGCGACCCGATGGAAAAGCTGGCGGAGATGTTCCACACCACGCCCGAGGTGCTGACGGCGCTCAATCCGCGGATCGGAGAATTGAAGCCGGGCGTGCGGATGCTGTTCCCGAACGCGCTGCCGACCTCGCGGGCTTACCCCGAGAGCCTGCGCGCCGACTGGCGCAAGACGCTGAATGACCTGAACGTCGATGCGAACCAGCCGCAGGGCGACCGGATCGTGGTCGACAAGTCGGAAAAGACGCTGCGGGTCTATTCGGGCGACCGGCTGGTTGCCCTGTTCAGCGCGACGATGGGAAGCGGCAAGGATCCCCTGCCGATCGGGCGTTGGAAGATTCAGGGCGCGGATTATAATCCCAAATTCCACTACAACCCGGAGCTGTTCTGGGACGTGAGCGACCACAAGCCCAAGGTGCTGCTGCCGCCCGGCCCCAATGGCCCGGTCGGCGTGCTGTGGCTCGATCTCAACAAGCCGCATTACGGCATCCACGGCACGCCGGAACCCCAGACGATCGGGCGGGCGGAAAGCCACGGCTGCATCCGGCTGACCAACTGGGACGTCGCGCGCCTGTCGTTGATGGTGAAGCCGGGAACGCCGGCGATTTTCCAGGAGTGA